The Setaria viridis chromosome 9, Setaria_viridis_v4.0, whole genome shotgun sequence sequence AGTTGAGCGATACTAAACTACCAAAAATAACTCCGCCATCCCATGTCCATGCTGATCCTACGCTAATTGTAGCTGTTTCAACGCTAACAGCACAATCAACGGGGTCCATCATCTCACGCAGCGTAGGCTAGCTACTTTTGCTGTTGCTGTTACTGTTGTGCAGCAGGATGAATTAGGTGAGCTGGCCATCACGATGGGAAGCTCCCCTGGACGCTAGCGGCACGGAGAGACGTCACGAGAGAACAAACCTACAAAGATCTGAAACCAACAAATCGTAAAGAAAAGCTGGGGTGGGGTTGAGGCGATGATTTTGTTTTTAGATCATGTCCTGTAGTTTTGGCACGACGCAAAGGGGTCAGGGTTGGGGTCTTGGAACTGGGAGCTAGCCAAGTCGATGCTCCATGCTATGCTTCCCTGAAAGTAAAGCTGAGCATGAGTTGGGATAGTTGGGatatttagatattattcgctaaactttagcagtgtcacatcggatgtttaaatactaattaggaggactaaacatgagttaattataaaactaatttcaGAACCCTgcgctaatttgcgagacgaatctattaagcctaattaatccatcattagcaaatggttactatagtaccacattgtcaaatcatggactaattaggtttaatagattcgtctcgcgaattagactcaatctgtgcaattagttttgtaattagcctatatttaatactcctagttagcatccaaatatccaatgtgataggtgctaaactttagcagggagTATCCAAACGGGTCtaatttttgttgtttctttttccccttttgaaATATATAGGTTTTTTTGTTGCCTCCCATTCCTCATAATTGAATGAATAGTAGTACACTAACCGAGTAACGTAAAACCGCAACGACGACCAATGGGTATCCACCCAAGGAAACATTTCACAATCAGGTCACGTCACGGCGGCATCACGGAGGAAGAGGACATTCCATTATTGTATGAAAATTGTATGGAAGCCAATGTATcgcccgcaggccgcagcaTGGCCCCTGTCCTGACGCACGACACACGAGCCAGCGTATCACATCAGTAAAGATGAGGCGGCTCGCGTAGCTCCATCTCTGTTCCTGGGCTCGGTCGTGTAGCGCTTCCTCTCCAGATCACTCCCCGAGCGAGACCGGTCAGAGAGAGCTGAAAGGGAGGGCGTTGGCGTGATCGGCGCCGCGGCACGTCGGTGTCGCGGGTGCCGCCAGCacggggcgcgcgcgtgcggcCCCTCTCGCAGCCCACGCGCGCGCAGGTGGAGCGGGGCCGCGCGGGCGCGTGCTTTTCATCGCTGGTTCTGCTTCACGCTGGCCTGCCCGCCTGGCCGATGGCCGATGACGCTTCGTCGTCCAGCCGTTGCGATGTGATCTCGCATCCCCGCTCGAGAGGGACGGCGGCCTGGTGGGAAAGGAACAACCGGGACGGCAGGCAGAGAGATCGGCCGTTCTGCTTCGGTTTGGTTGGCCGGCTGGCTGCCGAGCGTGGGTTGGCTCCTCCGGGCACGCGTGCTCCGCCCGCCTCCCGGCCGGTGGGAAGAAAAGTAGCGCGGTTACGGATGACGAAAtgggaagccgagtaccggacgACACTGTAGGGTGCCCACCGCCGTGTCGCATTCCCGGCGAGCGATCCCGCTGATATTTTCCCTTCCATGAATATCTCGTGAGCTGCCGGTGACCGGCAGGCCGATAGCCACCACGTGCCATGAAATTTGTCTTCCTGAAGCCAGATCCCACGACCCTTACGGAAAGAATGAGGCCAGGTGgggcaacagaaaaaaaaaaaagttactccCTGCATGACCATTGAACAGAAATTTGTCTTACAGAGTATACAGATCAGAGAACTGGATGTACCTGGACataaaacttttttttgaaagatcccGGACATCAAGCCCTGGATGACCATTGAACAGGATCAGTAACTCTGCAGCTTCCTCAGTTTCTGCAGTACTAGTAAGTCGATAACAGTGCCATGAATGATGAATAGACTGTCATCAAATGTATTTTATTTTCCATAATTGAGCATATAATACAACCCCGTGGCTGGACCCCCGTCCACATCTATTTAGTACTTGATGAAGATCAATACCGGATTCCCATTAACCTACTAATTTGGCTGTGGCAGCTTATTCAGCAACTAGACAGTGACCGGTTGAGGAACAGGCCGAGCTGAAGCTGTCAGGTTTTTATTGAAATGCAGGCCCCATATTCACTTACTCCATGGGGAACGTCGTATTCCTTCACGTGAGCCGGCCGGACGTGGTCCGGGACATCAACCTCTGCGTGTCGCTGGACCTCGGCAAGAGCTCCTACCTCAAGGCCACGCACGAGCCGCTGTTCGGCGGGGGCATCCTCAAGTCCAACGGTGAGGCATGGCTGCACCAGAGGAAGATCATCGCCCCTGAGTTCTTCCTGGACAAGGTTAAGGTACGAGGCATCAAACTGTCCCAACGAATAAGTACAGGTAATTAACTGTTGTACCGTAAAAATATTGTATGTAAACAAAGCTACGCAAACATATCAATTATGAAAATTAAAACTTTGAGATGCTGCTCACTTGCCCGCTCAAGAGTTGGCAATCCTGAAATGCTTGCTCAAAGAGAGCTGTATTGCAGAAAAAGATTTAAAGGCCATCTGCCGATAAATTTCAGAGGTTTCAGATTGATACAAGAGCATTAAAAGCTGTGACCCGTGGGCCTCAGCAATTAAGCTGTGGGTCTATATGTGCCTGCTTATTTGCAAACGCAATTCAGAATGGCAGTTCAGTATGAGAGCTGGTATGAAAAACTGCAACATTCTGATCAAGATAGATAATGTGTGATAAATATTCTAACTAGGACAGCTCCCAACAGCAAAACTACGATGTTCTGATACAGCTAGATAATGTGGGGTGTGACTCCAGTCAGGAGTCAGGACCACTTCAGTAACTCTGCATTTTTTACTCAGCTCTTATTGCAGTCACTTAGTTCATTAGCTGGAGGCAGCAGACAGCCATGAATTTTGAAATTTTAGCCTAACCCTTACGCCTTCACATATTCAGGGCATGGTGGATCTCATGGTCGATTCTGCACAACCACTGCTCAAGTTGTGGGAAGAGAGAGTTGACAGAAATGGTGGGATCACAGACATTAAGATCGATGATGACATTAGGGCCTACTCTGCAGATGTGATCTCTAGAACATGCTTCGGAAGCAACTACATCAAAGGAAAGGAAATTTTTATAAAGATAAGAGAACTACAGCAGGCTGTGTCCAAGCCAAATGTGCTAGCTGAAATGACTGGCCTAAGGTTAGGGAAAAAATAACTGCTGGTTTAGAAACATAACACAAGTACATATTTGATTTTGCGCAggaataaaaaaatacattGTTGTCAATTCAAAGCGACATATTGGTTAAAAATACCTAAGGGGCATATTTTAAATGCTTGCAGGTTCTTCCCTTCGACGAGGAACAAGCAGGCATGGGAGCTTCACAAAGAAGTCCACAAACTTATCCTAGAAATTGTAAAGGAAAGTGGAGAAGACAGGAACTTACTAAGTGCAATTCTTCACAGTGCAAGCTACAGCAGGGTGGGTATCGCCGAGGCAGAGAACTTTATAGTGGATAACTGCAAGAGCATATATTTTGCAGGATATGAGAGCACAGCTGTCACAGCTGCCTGGTGTCTAATGCTCCTTGGGCTGCACCCAGAATGGCAGGACCGGGTACGAGCAGAGGTGCATGAAGTCTGCAGAGGCCGGCCATTAGACTCCCAGTCACTTCAGAAAATGAAAAATGTATGCTCTTATCCTATCCCCAAGTGTTCAAAAAGGCACTGCTTTGATTTGCTGTAACATGCCACTAACTTCTGTTTGCCAATTTAGTTGACAATGGTGATCCAGGAGACCTTGCGCTTGTACCCAGCAGGGGCCTTTGTATCAAGGCAGGCCCTCCAGGACCTGAAGCTTGGAGGTGTACATATACCAAAAGGTGTCAACATCTACATCCCTGTCTCCACAATGCATCTTGACCCCAAGCTATGGGGCGCCGATGTGAAAGAGTTCAACCCAGAGCGCTTCTCTGATGTTAGACCCCAGCTACATTCATACTTGCCGTTTGGTGCTGGGGCACGGACCTGCCTAGGGCAGGGATTTGCTATGGCTGAGCTCAAGATCCTCATCTCTCTTATCATCTCCAAGTTTATTCTGAAGCTCTCACCACACTACGAGCATTCTCCAACACTTAAACTCATTGTTGAGCCAGAGCTTGGTGTGGACCTCACGTTAACAAAAGTGCAGTGTCTATAGACTAAGAGGAGGTCTGCAATTCAACACGATAACATTAGTCATACTATGTGATGGAAAGGAAACTATGATCTGATGAATGCAGCTACcaaggagggaggggggagggggggtgtTGTAATTTGTACAGAGATATCCCATGATATTTAGGCTTGATCTTTATCTTGTTCATGTTCGTAATAAGTCGATAGAGAAATGGTGCCAAATGAGGCAATCATTTGTGCCAACATTGTATGGGAAAACACTACAGCTATAGAATTAGTACCAAAAAGAATATATGTTGGAACATTATTAAGGTGTTCAATGCTCGAGCATGCCGATACAGATGTTGAATTGTTTGTTGAACAAAAG is a genomic window containing:
- the LOC117838669 gene encoding cytochrome P450 714B3, with the protein product MEQVAMAVKVLLSLCCVGACGLAVYLYYILWLVPQRVLAEFRRQGIGGPRPSFPYGNLADMREAVATAKAARASARRPGCCCGGGGIVHDYRPAVLPYYEKWRKEHGPIFTYSMGNVVFLHVSRPDVVRDINLCVSLDLGKSSYLKATHEPLFGGGILKSNGEAWLHQRKIIAPEFFLDKVKGMVDLMVDSAQPLLKLWEERVDRNGGITDIKIDDDIRAYSADVISRTCFGSNYIKGKEIFIKIRELQQAVSKPNVLAEMTGLRFFPSTRNKQAWELHKEVHKLILEIVKESGEDRNLLSAILHSASYSRVGIAEAENFIVDNCKSIYFAGYESTAVTAAWCLMLLGLHPEWQDRVRAEVHEVCRGRPLDSQSLQKMKNLTMVIQETLRLYPAGAFVSRQALQDLKLGGVHIPKGVNIYIPVSTMHLDPKLWGADVKEFNPERFSDVRPQLHSYLPFGAGARTCLGQGFAMAELKILISLIISKFILKLSPHYEHSPTLKLIVEPELGVDLTLTKVQCL